From Caldisalinibacter kiritimatiensis:
TTTCTCATTAGTTTATATCCATCAGTGGACTTAAGTTGTTTTTCTATTTGTAAGTTGTTTATATCAATATCTCTTCTTATTAACTCGTATTTTATAAGTTCTTCCGTATCCTCTATATATTTATTTATCAGTTCTATATCATCCTTTGACTTCAATGCATTTTTAGTATCAACTAATTTCTTTATAGAATCAAGTTCCTCCTTTGTTAAAATCTCCTGTTCAAGCAAATCTATATTTTCAAATATAAATTCTTCACCACTTTCTTCAAAAGTCTTTTCCTTTAATTGTTCTATTGTAGCATTTCTTTTTTCCTTATATGCTTTTTCTGTATAATAGTTATTTTTATACATTTTATTATACAAAGCTTTTTTATTCAATTCCTTTAAACATTCAATCACAACCATATAACAATATACGTAAAATATAGTAGTGCTAAATGAAAACTTCATAGGGAGGTAATATAATGGAAAATCAAATGTATCCAAACTGTAATCAACCTATAATGCAGCCTGAGTTTAGATTAGCTCGTGCATATATTCCATTTCAAGTAATGGGAATGGTTTATGACTGTGAAAAGGCTCTAAAAAGAGGGACACTATTCCCAGAGCTGTATATACCATACAAGTATGAACATAAATATAAATAAATTGTGTTTTTAAATGGAGGTGTATTTATGAAAAAAAATCAATTAGAACTATTAAAGGAATTAATGGAAGTTAGCTTTTGCTTAGTTGAAAGTAATCTATATTTAGATACCCATCCAACTGACGATAGAGCTATAAGACTTCATAATTCATACTCTAAAAGATATAAGGAGCTTGTAGATGCATATCAAAAACAATTCGGTCCTTTAATGTACACTC
This genomic window contains:
- a CDS encoding spore coat protein CotJB, with the translated sequence MKKNQLELLKELMEVSFCLVESNLYLDTHPTDDRAIRLHNSYSKRYKELVDAYQKQFGPLMYTQMSRCPWQYIESPWPWNIDYSRL
- a CDS encoding spore coat associated protein CotJA produces the protein MENQMYPNCNQPIMQPEFRLARAYIPFQVMGMVYDCEKALKRGTLFPELYIPYKYEHKYK